The sequence below is a genomic window from Liolophura sinensis isolate JHLJ2023 chromosome 2, CUHK_Ljap_v2, whole genome shotgun sequence.
TCGATGTaataggccaagctaaaatattcgCTGCTATCCTCAAGCCTACTGTATGCCGTTACATGCATTGGATATTATTCTTTTCCATCTAATGTAGGTATTTGAAACGagttttgtcttacgaattgTACAGcgaatatatgacagtgtctttaatagacatttagTACGAAGCTAAACTAATAAACAGATGAGCCGTTTCTCAATGTATAATTGTAGAATATGCTGTCAGCTGAAGTAAACAGCGTTGAActttcattggaagaatactgtatGTAATCtatatagatttacaataatatatatatacttatctaACGTATAGCTTgacaatatataaaaacaatataaaaaaagaatttcttgtgtGGTAAAAATTCACACCCACCACCACCCTTCTCCGGCTCCCTTATCCCAATTTTTTAAGCTCTAAAAATAGTATGCAATAATAGGGATCGAACTCGATATCGTATTAGACAGAATGGTTTCAAAGCATGGATGTTACGATTGGATCAATACAGACGATGATTCAGAAGCCATGAAATATTACGGTGAATGTAGAGTTCCACGGAACTGTCagattatttcattgttttccaTTTATAGAAATATGATTGTGTAGCTTGATTGTGTACAGCTTACTAGTCTCTAACTACACATCACATATGTGGAAATCAGTTTGGTTCACGTAATCTTAGTTTTAGTATGAATGGAATTCCCTCAGGAAAACGTCTTAAAGTAGCAAAATTCACTTTTGATAGAACAAAGAGTATAAATCGTATCACTCATATTTTTCCCACacgttcttcagtaattgtacttgGTATTCATGTAAGTTTCAcctgtttttctgcatgaaaaaaaaattacacctcaaTGCTTCAGCAAAGTGGTACGATTtcgtatctacatgtagttgcaagGGGTTCTTAGTGTGGATTAGTCACAAAGTGGGTAACTCAAAGTacaccaggtatctgacataGATCCTAGAAGTCCGGGTATCAAAGAGCTTTTAgcatataggacacagttagaGTAGACACCTAGAATATAAAACTAGAGTATATATAAACTAAATTACACAGCTAGATTATATAACTACAGCATACAACAATAGTAAGAAACTAGACTACACAATTCAGAGTTCAAAACTAAAGTATAAAACAAGATTATacaagagtatttatttatttattatctggtgtttaacgccgtactcaagaatatttcactaacaggacggcggccagcatgatgatgAAAGGAAACCTGGCAAGGCTGGGGGAAAagccgcaggtttctgacagaccttcccacatacagccggagaagaagctagcatgagcgCTTTGTTTAAAAGGCTATTGGGGCATTACGCCGTGCTGACGTGCTAACATCCTCGGCCACAGAAGCCCCTATACAAGAATACACAAGTAGAGTGCCAGAGTATATGACTAAAGTACACAGCTTGAATCCACTATTACACTTTTCTTCTCCATGGGACGGCTGCAAGATGATTTTTAGAGAATTTTTTTCCGCTAagaagtatgcatgtatgcctgGGATTTATTTCGCACTGAacaattattgtttttatttgacaatatgtgtatgtgtgtgcagATATATACTACGATTAAAATGTACAGCATAGGGAAggaaaccacagcagcgacgacagagtggcAAGGTGAATCCCCAAAGTACTGCCGCAACTGAAACatcaagacaccagacatgacaccacacccagtcacacaatactgacaccaggccaacaaaccctgtttctttgctcttgtcactcagtgttgagcgccaagcgatataagaagtatcatttttaaattcCTTGGCATGCCGACAACCGTAGCAGTCTTTCAATGAAGAAACAAGCTTAATATCGTTTTTGTAACAGAAGATACCAAAAGTTTTCAAGAGaacaatatacacatgaaaCCGGCTACCTCTCATGGGCAATGTACCATATGACATGGACTCAGCTTTCATGCTGCCCAGTGGAAGCAGGCTCATGTGTAGCCAGCAGTAAAGCAATGAGATTTaacaaatgtcattttcaacagCAACGTGTCGATGATGcgtttgaaacattttaatggGTCCATTGCAGGCCGGTATGGCCGTAAATAACGAGAAGCTGTATGCTTGTGAACTGCGGCTCTTAAACTTTCTGCACTTTTAGTTCATCATATTCACTTCCCCCTTCCCGTTCATTACTTGACTGTAGTACGCAGTTGTCTTCACCTTGTTTCACAGAACTGTATGTGGTGTCATATTGGACGTCATCGTTCCCATGTGGATTTCCGTATCCGGTCTGTCCGGACTCAAGGTCATTTGGACTTTCATTGGTCGGTTTTAAATTGAGATCATAAAGGGTGTTATAATTGTCTGGAGTGTTGGCAGCAGCATTGGAAGGTTTTACTCGAGGTTTGGACAAAACGTTGTATGTGGATTCGCTCCGGTAAGTTTCTGAACCCTGGCTTTTCTCTTCATGCAGCTGTTTGGCTTTATTTTCTGCATGCATGTCATAAAGAGTATTATAATTCTCTGGGATGCTGACAGCAGCAGCAGTGGAAGGTTTCACATGAGGTTGGGACAAAACATTGTACGTGGATTGGCTCGGGTTAGGGTTCTGATCGGCGAAGTTTCCTGCTAAGCTATACAAACTCTGTGGATCATTACTCCATCCTACCTGTGGCGGTAGGTCAACTTCCTCGTAGCGGACGTCCGTGCCGGATCGGAACTGCGTGCTTGAACCCAGCTCATCCGGAAGTAATGTATATGTTGGATTAGCAACGCGCTGTTGTACAGATTGATCAGTGACGTTTTCGTAAGCTATAACCTCCTTAATGTTTCCCCTGCCTTTCCAACCCTATATCTTCTCTACCATCTCCCCTCGAACGATTTCTTGCCCTACAATTCAAAATGTATGGGCAttaattttggtttaaatataaTTTCTGAAGAAATTGTTGCAAGTGGAAACGTAAAATTATTGGCACAGtgctgaaacaaaagaaaagttttaGGAAGACAATATACCTACATATTACTATACGACTGATGGCCTCAACAGCAAAGATTAAGAAAGAACAATGAACAAATTACAGAAGGATGTATAACGGACAAACTGCGGTTCAAATTTAGCAAAACACCTTTTGAGCCTTAAAAtcgaatttcaaattttgatttcaatCATAGTCGCCACTGCGTACAATCCCCTTGCTTACCGGAAAACAATAACAGCTAGGACGACCAGGACAAGAGGAACCACTCCTCCTATACCTACTGCCAGACCGACCGTCAACGCTGAGGAATCCCCGGCTGGAGATACAGTTGACGCTGTTATGACTGAAACgtagtaaacaacaacaacgcagtGCATAAGAATCTCAGTGATTGCTGAACACAACCGTATTTAAACTCCCATTGGAATTTACATCCTACTGTTTTCTCATCTATTTCACTGGGGTACACAAGACTACTCAGGTAAATTTAcatgaggctgtatttcacggttacgtgtgactatttgccaccTATCGTACCATCTTCGCTGTTCTGGCTTTGCTCTCTGTGCCGTACGTCTTAGTTATACTTTAATACCATATATAAACAGCCgacagatttatggatggaagaaaccagacacagGACGGACAAAAATCACCGCACCTTCTAAGGTACCTGAGAAATCTGATGATTTAAGGCTGTGATCAAACCACTGGTGAATCGCCGACTGGTTGCCATGAGACATTTAACTGGAATAAATGGGAGAGAATTCTCCGGTAATAACAAAAGCAAAGCCAAAGAAAATCTTAAATCCACTCTCCTACCAACAAATCCATGAATCAATGTTCatgctgtaaattaaaaacatattttattcgTTTCTTTCGGGTCAAACTCCCTACTAGGGCAAAAGTTTCATGTTGCCGTGCGCTCGAAAACTATAGAAAACTCGTGTTtagcatttacatttatttaattatttatctgattggtgttttacgccgtactcaagaatatttcacttacataatgacggccagcattatggtgggagaaaaccgggcagaccccggcggaaacccacgaccatccgcatgctgctggcagaccttcccactaacggccggggaggaagccagcatgagttggactcgaactcacaacGATTAACATTTACAGTACTTACTTCTGATGCAACCAAGCTCTTCATCCTCTCTTTGTCTGTATCCCTCTGCACACGCACACATGTAGCTGCCCTCCGTGTTTGTACAAACAGAATTGTTACCACATATCTCTGGATTTCCTGTacactcatcaatatctgcatggcacatttaaaacataggcgGAATATGATTAAATATACgtagatacatatattattatttttattatcattattattattattatatttattaactgtatatattattttgtcAGATCTACGTAGATATGTGTATTATGCATGTCTCATACACTATTAACCTGCCTATTCCTTCAGTAAAACGTGAACTATCCCATGCCTTATTTGTGGTTGATTTTTAGTTTGTTCCAACCATACTCGTCAAACTATGAAATCTGTATCTTTATCTCTCAACAAAATCAGTAAACAGAAAGGAATATGTAAATTTCCtaataattatgttttttttaaattttttttatctgcgtAGAATATTTTGTCCGAGAGCTATAAATGTTGCGGAACTATCTAGAGACGGTGGTGATACCACGTGGCTTCCGCGTTCATTTAATCTTATTTTGTCACCACAGTCATTACACTGTAACTGAGTTAGGACCCAGCCTTCGAAAATCTTGCTTTAGTGAGGCGGCATCATAAACATGATGACACACTGGATGGTATAAATGGCTGATTAAGGACCGAAGCAATATTGCACTGCTGATGTGGACAGATCTACGGACAACCGCCAGTGGCTATCATTTCTACCCCTgatgttttatatttacttacccAGACTGCATCCCACTTCTTCACCGTTTCTCTGCATATATCCCTCCGCACACGCGCATGTATAATTGCCCACCATGTTTGTACAAACAGAGTTGTTACCGCATATGGTTTGATTTTCGATACACTCGTCAATATCTGTATGGCACACGTAAACGATCAGCAGGAGTGTATTACATAACTCATACACTATTAACCTGCCTATTCCTTCAGTAAAACGTGAACTATCCCATGCCTTATTTGTGGTTGATTTTTAGTTTGTTCCAACCACACTCATCAAACTATGAAATCTGTACCTCTATCTCTCAACAAAATCAGTAAACAGAAAGGaatatgtaaatttcaaaataataaattcatttcattaactgtatataacattttatcCAATTACCTATGACGCGGTGCTATCTGGAGGCAGTGGTGATACAATATTACTTCCCTGTTCATGTAATCCTATCTGTCTAACCACGACAGTCATTACATTGAGATAGGACCAAGTCTCCGACATGGCGCTTTAGTGAGTCAGCACCGTAGACATGATGACACACTGGATGGTATAAATGGCTGATTAAGGACCGACGCAATATTGCACTGCTGATGTGGACAAATCTACGGATAACCGCCAATGGCTATCATTTCTACCCctgttgttttatatttacttacccAGATTGCACCCGACCTCATCAGCCTTTCTCTGCCTATATCCCTCCGCACACGCGCATGTGTAGTCGCCCAATGTGTTTGTACAAACGGAGTTGTTACCGCATATGATTTGATTTTCGGTACACTCGTCAATATCTGTATGGCACACGTAAAGGATGAGCAGAATATGGTCAAATCTAcgtatattttacacaaaacattTACTATTGCATCTAACCTGTCTATCTGACatgaactttttttaaaattacgcTAAAATCACCAAGGGCTCAACAGGTAGATGCCCCTCTGACCGCGCTCCTAAGTTCAGTAAATGTGTTTTCGCTGGTTTGTGAACGAaggacttaaaaaaaaaaactatggcAATCCACTGTACACACTCAGATGATATTCAGAACCACATGGGTGTAGAGAGGTTACATGACATTTCTTCACATAGTTTACCCCTCACAAGAGGTTTGCAGACCTGATAAAAAGATACTTGAGAATGGACACCGGTGGTGTTTTGTTTCTCTTGTGCAGCTGGGATTGTTTACAAGATGTTGTATCGTTGATTTAAGACCTGCGATCTCTATAGACGGTGATAAAACAATAACTGTACACCTCGTCCTATTCAAAATTATGAAGCAGGAATACATAGTATTGAGATTGTGCGCCTTTAGTGGTTAATCACATCTGACAACTGTTTAAATGTGCTGGTTCGTATAGAACAAAAAGGACAACTTAAGAGTTACACGTTTATTCCAGAGTCAACTAAATGCATCATCTCATTGTGAGCAGtttatacaaacacacagcGTCCATCTTAGTTATACAGAAAACTGTTTATGCAAAAAGCTTGTGGTAGACTGTGGTAAACTCTCGCCACAATTGAGCAATTTTAATTTTAGACAATTGAAGAAGGCAGCAAAAGATACGTGTCAATGTCTGCAGACGAGCATATACGCAGACGCGACAACATCAAGTGACAGCCTTTTTGGTCTCGCCACAATTGAGCAATTTTAATTTTAGACAATTGAAGAAGGCAGCAAAAGATACGTGTCAATGTCTGCAGACGAGCATATACGCAGACGCGACAACATCAAGTGACAGCCTTTTTGGTATGATGATTTAGTGAGATATTTAGCCCCAAATACGTGATGAGTCTTCTTATTTCCCCTATagcattgacagaaaatatagaGAGCCGCAAGTTAAAAGATCCAGCGAGGTTCCTTGAAAACTATAAGATATAAGTAATATAAAGTCCGACTTGCCGAGACATTGTCCACTATCTGCCTTTCTTGCGCCATATGAGCAATCACACACGTTTTCCTTTGGACCCATAGTGAAAGCAAGCCATATGCAAGTGGTGTTGTCAGGGCACTCATCCCCTTCATTCCCACATGTTTCTGTGTCACGACAAAAATGCAATACATTTTCCCACCAACATGGTTCTAAGCTCTGTAGTCCGTCTCTTTAATatgtcacctatattcagctctctgcaCGATCACTCACACTcactatcaaaattgccttaatcagtgacacgtaacgCGACGAGCTCTATCATATCAATGCAAGGAAAATACAGTTAGAATACTTGTCCAAATCCGGAATTGTAAACTCTCTAAACTTCTGTTTTCGACTTCAAAAAGTCGTTGCCCCCGAGGTTTCAATTATTTATAAACAATGGAATGCTAGAAAATGGACGCATTCCACTCTATTTTGACGGGGAACCACCTCAGTTACCGAAGTTGTGAGTGGCTCTAATTTAAACCACGTTCTCACAGTGTCAAATGTGAAATTGCTTTCaagttttagtataatataaacttaataaatgaaattaattttatccCTTGTGATCTCACGACAGAGTTTTCAAAGTTCGAggtaaattttgttataaaaacacAGTGTAGTCTATTCGCGGAGACGGTAGTGTAGGCTTTGTTACTATGCAGAGTTTAGTCTTATCCTCTGAGGTGTAAAGTATTGTGAAAGAAATATCTAcatgtcacccgaggcaatgaatCTGTACGGCGTGTGGTGTAACGTGTCACTGACGAAAGTATGTCTGATTGAACAGATAGCTGGATATAGGCGATCAGTTAAAGAAAACAGGCTATAGTACTTGTGACAAAAAGGTGTACTGCTCTTCACACAAGCTGCACTGATTCTACACTCATTCAATCTCGTGTTTTCAGCTACACAGCTTGAAAGTTTAATTCTGTGcctaatttcttttatttacaatGTCTGAAGATCAAAACAGTAGTTATTTACTTTTGACAACATTGGTAAAGACATTTACAGTATTGCATGCACTTATATTATTAATTCTTCGCAAATTGGAGAAGACGTGCCGCGGGGTAATTTCTAGTATAGATTCtatattattataatgtaaCTTACGCACGCAATAAAGCGAAGGGATTCCTGACTTTGTTATAATAAACTTGAATCCTGTCTGACATTTACAATACCCTCTATTCGTACATACAGTCGCATATCCACACATCCCGCCACATCTGTCAGCTTTTAAATCTACAGGAATAGATATAGAATGTGTCAAACgttaatgtatacatatagacaGTTCACCCAAAGAAATAAGAGTAAAGATCTACATCCCTTGTTACACGGATAAAATTGCCTCGTGTGCCTCTATGAACTATATAAATGCCAAATAGGTGCGAGAAAATGGTAACGTTCTATTGTGGTCCGTTATAAATATACTCTCTAACCATTGTTGTGTGTTGGATTTAAGCCTCGGCAATACCCGTGAATTTTAGATACTTGCTGATTGCCCTGCTTGTATCGGAACGAAGAGGGGGAATGAGCTGGCAAAGAAGGCTTACATGCAAAGTGAGAATAAAATCCTGGTCTGTCATAGATAAGTATGTCATCGTCGCCCACTGTTGGTTTAAATTGGTACGGCAATATGTTTACTTGTGCATGTATAGTTAGAATCCATCTCAAAACTGACATCATTTTTTATAGGGATTTCCAGAAGCTCAACCAGCCGTGTGAGAAGAGCATTTTATCGTGAGAGAAGACGTTCTAGCGGTGGTTTCAGTACTGGACGGTCACCCAGAGATCATAGCGGTGGTTTCATTACTGGACGGTCGCCCAGAGATCATAGTAAATATTTGTAGTAGGTTTAAAGTCATTTTCTCAATTTTCAGAAGTTCTTCTGTTAGTATACTTTTTAAACAAGCTATGATATCTGTAATTAGGATCAGTATCTAAATGTAGACACTGATCCTTTAAGCAAAATAACTAAACGCTATGCTTTGGTGGTAGTGTTTGTTACTCGATCTTGGACTTAGGCAAAAAGAAACCCTACCAACTACAGCAATTTACTGAATGTGGAAAGTTTCGTTAAACTGAACCCAGGGCCcggtttttcttttcagatgtgCGTTAAAAGTTAATTTAGACTTAAACCTTAATACCATTATTGGCCTAATACAAAAACTGCCTCAGCAAATATAAACAGCTGGTTGCTAACGTAAAAGTATATTACTGTATATTAGTTACCTGACTGTCGTTCAACGTGGTTTAAAACGTAAAGACTTGCAAATGTTATTGGTACAGTAGAATGGGGGGATGTTCCATAAACGTGAGACAACTGAAACAGTCGGAGTGGAAGCGCTTCCTGGCGTGAATAGTACTAGGACACGTCCGCTCCCAAAATTACGAATTAAACCACAGATAACTCCGTAGTCATAGCATAAACATTTTTACACTTAATGCAACTTACCTAGGATACGTGTAGCTGCCAGAAAGATTAACGGAATCAGAATCTGTCCCCAGCGTCTTGAGAGCGTCTGAAATTCCATGATTGCCAGCTGTCACAATTTCTACAAAATGGACTGTCTGGTTCTTCACCTCTCCACACCTATACAGTCGGGTTTTCACCAACAGTCTTTAGTTATATGTGTTCGGAGTGAATGGGGCTACGCAGGTCAGTATACTTGAAACTTAAATGGGTCATCGGCTTTGTGATGGTACTTCCTAGTTATGTCAATAACCTGTGCCCTATGATACACTCCTTGAGCTGGCTTCGGTTATTCACACCTCTATAGCAGAGTGTTTGGTGTAACATTATACGACAACCCGCAGAAAAGAATGTGTTTTACATTCACCCTATGGACGACAAATTCACTGAgcgtaacagtacatgtacttgaactaCAGGGTCATGAACGTAGGGCttaatacagaaatacaaatgCCTTCCATGATGGGTATGTACCAGCTTCAAATCAAAACGTTTGTCAGGCACTTGTCCAAAGACGTAGGTTTACTCTCGGTATTtcaatttccttcacccattaaTCTGACTGCTACGGTATGACCGTAAGATAAAAAGTCTTCAGTATGGCTTCCAATTGGCATTGTGCACCACTAACATACTGAATaaattcattcgcctagagcaTTCCTTACCTCTCTTATTATCATTCAtcgaaaactgctgactgcttttctttataTGAAATTGTTGGTATACTAGTATAGTATATACTTGAATTACCCCCTGTGTTTTTGTGATTTGCTCAGAATATAACTTTCGCAACCATACATTAGGGTCGCTTAGAGATCAGTCATGCTTATTTAACTAGATTAGGCACATTCTGCAAGTCAAATATGAGACATCACACAATAGTCTCAATCAAAAAGATAACTATCGTGCAAGGGCTACCATAGACAAGTCACCATAGGCTAAATACTGATGTTTTCTGTTGATAAATGTGTGTTGCCCATTACCCCACGACTAGCATATCTATAGCTGGTCTTCATCATtctaaaatcattaaacaaactCACCACTAGGCCGTCTGTATGTAGCCTTTAGCCAGATCAAGCGCTGGAAAGGCCACCATTGTTAACGTACATCAACTAAACTGAACGTCGATGACAAATGCAATAATAAATAAGAGTGGAACCAGAATCTGTGTCCAAAACAAAAAGATTATCTGAAGTCTCATTAATCTGTTGACCTTCATGACTAATGAATTTGACCTCTGATAGTTGCTGGCTGTTGACGTATTTATCATTGACCTGTTGTTGACTATGTTATAATGCCTGTTGCAGATGGGATGCGATATATACTTGCTGAGGCAATGTTAAGTACTGCACGGCTGAATCACGGTTGTCTCCTCCTTATCCCCAATCCCGCGCCTCCACCACAATACTGACCGCCGCcgttcttgtgtacggcgtgaaacatcaatcaaataataaatacatcagtcaCGGCTGCGTTGTTATGGAAAGGATGAACACCTCAAGTCGCAGATTCGACTCCAGCTATCGCGTGTTCGACTTAAGCTTTAACTCAAGAGTTTTGTCAGGCGCCAGTCCATAGCCGGCGGTTTACTCTCGGGTCTTCAGCTTCCTTTACCCGTGAATCTCACTACTGTTGTATATGGCCgtgtcttgagtacggctttgAAATAGTAGTGTACACAACTTAAATGCTGATCTACTTTATTCGCGTAGAACATCCCTTATGTCttactgaaaaattcttcacttcACATTAAAGCGTACTAATTTGTTACTTTGTATGTTGTCTTAACTCTTTgctgatttgtgttaaacgttattTAGGAAATGGTCTCGTGACTAATGGCCAGGAAGTGCGGTATATATAGTTGGCTTCTGGTATACGCATGTCTGTTTCAGGGCCTAGCATTCAACATCGATCAATGAAAGGAATCTTTTAAAGGTGGTCCATGCTCTTTGTTAGAATTCATAAATGATTTGTTAGGTTTTGCTGTGTTTTAGAATAGCACTTTGACGTGCGTGCTTTTATCATGTCACAAAACTGGTTCTCCATACCTTGTAGGCATGTTACCTACATTACGCACACACTATCTGCAGTTGAAATATTCGATACTACACACTGGTCTCAACGCAAGATAAATGTCGTGCACGAGCCACATGCTAAATATTCCATAAAGAGGTTCGACATAATATCATGTTTACGACGTTCACAGTTAGTGTACGCAAATTTAggtatttctttgattggcgttttacgccgtgctcactttacggcggcggccagcattacggtgggaagaaaccgggcagagcccgtgggaacaACGACGAACAAggtctgtacaaagacgaaaaaGGTCTTCTCTCACGATgtctttacgacaaaagggatcaTTTAAACTTTGATTTATATGGATAGCAATATAACAaaaggtcctgcatatggcgtatacatatctcgccttgtagcatttgtcagatcttgcgtaaatcgtgatgactttaatctgcggcACAAGTTGTTAGtccaaaaactagtttgtcaagcatactccatcaaatgccttcgttctaagtttctcaaattttacaatgagtatatcACCACTTTGagaggtatggacagagcgttcagaatctctggcgatgtgcattgtgatcaaccacatagacggcgctgttatctttatgtacatatctatggcGTACATGgttttttaacaacatagatggccttgcttgccgagtgtaaccgtctatcttgtggacagcttttatacagaccagcatgccatgtgtaacatcaaagatgacgcctcttgtagtatgagatccttacatattaacgggaaagacgtaatcgtccgttacttttgaatcacaatgtgttcggttagggtctgtaacgctcgtcattttcgaaatATATCTAatactgagataccttgtttaatcgTTATTTGATCCGGAACTCTTTCATGGACtaggaatttgaactttgatatggaattcattcctggaatatcaactgtctgcccagcatcattgTAAACttatgaccgcttctctcttgtgtgttaccggcctttatttcttatttgtgtagtttcttacatacctttgtctttaggagctagtgttaaacgttgttttgaaaatggatcttgcaattatcgaATTGGAAAGccatttacggactacgaatgttATACGAAtatcggacatgacgcttatattcttTAGGTTCGTATTTATATTACAAATTATTACCAAGTTTGTAATGGCTTTCTGGGTGTTATAGTTTTAGGTGAAGTAACGGAGATTTTAATTATTATCGATTTTGTAATTAAGTGGTATTCcctactacatgtagattttatgTATTCTATAGTAACCGACCTATACAGTTAGACAGCCAATTAAAGATACGTAATGCAGACAGCCATTTGGATCCCCCATACCATTCATCAACCCGAGAACGGAACGTTGTGAGGAAAGTTCACTACTGCTGACTACCAGACACACGGGATGCGGAAATCAAAACGCCATTAACTAccaattaatatataaatagtttaGAGAGCTGGTAATGTGTAAGACGGAGCCGTTCAAAAGCTTTCAGAGCATTCAGGATATCTGACCCTCGGCTTTAAGATTatatctaattccgcttaactcgggGCTAGGGGCGGTgtatttatcgtgttgaattagatcacggctttggatatatgaacagctgcagtCAAAGCCCAACTGAGACACAtcttttattatcgacaactgatattctagcatagtacatggatttcactcattcgcctcgAACATATCTtacgtctttcctacatcactgaaaactgttgactgtttctctgtgtatgattccgtcctatctTCGcacttaatatactttcttggccctttggtaatttgtgttaaacgtcgttttgggaattgaccttgtcGTTTCTTACCCGTAAAGTCCTTATTAGATGACGGCTGGTAAACAATCTAGCTAAGTTAATGATTGCAACAAACCTTTAACTCGGACAAACCATAACCTCAAACAGCCTAAGCTTTAGACAAACTGTAACTCCTGACAGCCTAAGCTTCAGAAAAACCCTTAACCTCAGACAATTTTTAAACTGCAGGCCA
It includes:
- the LOC135462648 gene encoding adhesion G protein-coupled receptor E1-like isoform X3 encodes the protein MEFQTLSRRWGQILIPLIFLAATRILDIDECTENQIICGNNSVCTNTLGDYTCACAEGYRQRKADEVGCNLDIDECIENQTICGNNSVCTNMVGNYTCACAEGYMQRNGEEVGCSLDIDECTGNPEICGNNSVCTNTEGSYMCACAEGYRQREDEELGCIRIITASTVSPAGDSSALTVGLAVGIGGVVPLVLVVLAVIVFRARNRSRGDGREDIGLERQGKH
- the LOC135462648 gene encoding adhesion G protein-coupled receptor E1-like isoform X1; protein product: MSDRIQVYYNKVRNPFALLQTCGNEGDECPDNTTCIWLAFTMGPKENVCDCSYGARKADSGQCLDIDECTENQIICGNNSVCTNTLGDYTCACAEGYRQRKADEVGCNLDIDECIENQTICGNNSVCTNMVGNYTCACAEGYMQRNGEEVGCSLDIDECTGNPEICGNNSVCTNTEGSYMCACAEGYRQREDEELGCIRIITASTVSPAGDSSALTVGLAVGIGGVVPLVLVVLAVIVFRARNRSRGDGREDIGLERQGKH
- the LOC135462648 gene encoding adhesion G protein-coupled receptor E1-like isoform X2, which encodes MSDRIQVYYNKVRNPFALLQTCGNEGDECPDNTTCIWLAFTMGPKENVCDCSYGARKADSGQCLDIDECTENQIICGNNSVCTNTLGDYTCACAEGYRQRKADEVGCNLDIDECIENQTICGNNSVCTNMVGNYTCACAEGYMQRNGEEVGCSLDIDECTGNPEICGNNSVCTNTEGSYMCACAEGYRQREDEELGCIRTSTVSPAGDSSALTVGLAVGIGGVVPLVLVVLAVIVFRARNRSRGDGREDIGLERQGKH